A part of Muntiacus reevesi chromosome 12, mMunRee1.1, whole genome shotgun sequence genomic DNA contains:
- the LRRC24 gene encoding leucine-rich repeat-containing protein 24 isoform X3, with amino-acid sequence MAPGAPALLLLSLLSLPGLSPRAAGCPAACRCYSATVECGALRLRVVPPGIPPGTQTLFLQDNSIARLEPGILAPLASLRHLYLHNNSLHALESGAFRAQSRLLELALTGNRLRGLRVGAFAGLAQLRVLYLAGNQLVQLLDFTFLHLQRLQELHLQENSIELLEDQALAGLSSLALLDLSRNQLGTISREALQPLASLQVLRLTENPWRCDCALHWLGAWIKEGGQRLLSSRDKKILCAEPPRLALQSLLEVSGSSLICIPPSVHVEPLEVTANLGEDLRVACQASGYPQPLVTWRKVTWPREGAPRAEAQPEVGWRGPGGLGASDTGSGMLFLTNITLAHAGKYECEASNAGGAARVPFQLLVNVSRQQQLAPALPPAGGPVSHEPLPEAGSMAFRALGLATQTAIAAAIALLALTALLLATMICRRRRRRKKAPGPPGEGALFVNDYSDGPCTFAQLEELRDERGHEMFVIDRSKPLFAEGPAEAAEAPGVAQGLPLQPPSAYEIHC; translated from the exons ATGGCCCCAGGGGCGCCTGCACTGCTGCTACTGTCGCTGCTGTCACTGCCGGGTCTCTCGCCTCGCGCTGCCGGCTGCCCCGCCGCCTGCCGCTGCTACAGCGCCACGGTGGAGTGCGGTGCTCTGCGGCTGCGCGTGGTCCCGCCTGGAATCCCACCCGGGACACAG ACGCTGTTCCTGCAGGACAATAGCATCGCGCGCCTGGAGCCGGGCATCCTGGCGCCCCTCGCCTCCCTGCGCCATCTCTACCTGCACAACAACAGCCTACACGCCCTAGAGTCGGGCGCCTTCCGCGCGCAGTCGCGCCTGCTGGAACTGGCGCTCACTGGCAACCGGCTGCGCGGCTTGCGCGTCGGCGCTTTCGCCGGCCTGGCCCAACTGCGCGTGCTCTACCTAGCTGGCAACCAGCTGGTACAGCTGCTGGATTTCACCTTCCTACACTTGCAG CGACTGCAGGAGCTGCACCTGCAGGAAAACAGCATTGAGCTGCTGGAGGACCAGGCCCTGGCTGGGCTCTCCTCACTGGCACTGCTGGACCTCAGCAGGAACCAGCTGGGCACCATCAGCCGGGAGGCCCTGCAGCCACTGGCCAGCCTGCAGGTCCTGCGCCTCACAG AGAACCCATGGCGCTGTGACTGTGCCCTGcactggctgggagcctggatcAAGGAAGGAGGCCAGCGACTGCTCAGCTCCAGGGACAAGAAGATCCTATGTGCAGAGCCCCCGCGCCTGGCACTTCAGAGTCTCCTGGAAGTATCTGGAAGTAGCCTCATCTGCATCCCACCGTCTGTGCACGTGGAGCCGCTGGAGGTGACAGCCAACCTGGGTGAAGACCTGCgggtggcctgccaggcttcaggCTACCCGCAGCCCCTGGTGACCTGGAGAAAGGTGACGTGGCCTCGCGAGGGCGCGCCGCGCGCCGAGGCCCAGCCAGAAGTTGGGTGGCGGGGCCCAGGAGGTCTCGGGGCCTCCGACACCGGCAGCGGCATGCTCTTCCTCACCAACATCACCCTAGCCCACGCCGGAAAGTACGAGTGTGAGGCCTCCAACGCCGGCGGCGCTGCCCGCGTACCCTTCCAACTCTTGGTCAACGTGTCCCGGCAGCAGCAGCTGGCGCCCGCGCTACCCCCGGCCGGCGGCCCAGTCAGTCACGAGCCCCTGCCTGAGGCGGGCAGCATGGCCTTCCGTGCCCTGGGCTTGGCCACACAGACGGCCATCGCGGCTGCCATCGCGCTCCTGGCGCTCACGGCTCTGTTACTGGCGACCATGATCTGCCGCCGGCGGCGCAGGCGTAAGAAGGCTCCGGGGCCTCCCGGCGAGGGAGCGCTCTTCGTCAACGACTACTCCGACGGGCCCTGCACCTTCGCGCAGCTCGAGGAGCTCCGCGACGAGCGTGGCCACGAGATGTTCGTCATTGACCGCTCCAAGCCGCTCTTCGCCGAGGGCCCTGCGGAAGCGGCCGAAGCGCCTGGAGTTGCGCAGGGCCTCCCGCTGCAACCCCCCTCCGCCTACGAGATCCACTGCTGA
- the LRRC24 gene encoding leucine-rich repeat-containing protein 24 isoform X2, with translation MQTRCVPPFMLFAGSQMLGTGLPTCVSGVASHRGRTVGRLLKRLQVRGLRPVPREMAPGAPALLLLSLLSLPGLSPRAAGCPAACRCYSATVECGALRLRVVPPGIPPGTQTLFLQDNSIARLEPGILAPLASLRHLYLHNNSLHALESGAFRAQSRLLELALTGNRLRGLRVGAFAGLAQLRVLYLAGNQLVQLLDFTFLHLQELHLQENSIELLEDQALAGLSSLALLDLSRNQLGTISREALQPLASLQVLRLTENPWRCDCALHWLGAWIKEGGQRLLSSRDKKILCAEPPRLALQSLLEVSGSSLICIPPSVHVEPLEVTANLGEDLRVACQASGYPQPLVTWRKVTWPREGAPRAEAQPEVGWRGPGGLGASDTGSGMLFLTNITLAHAGKYECEASNAGGAARVPFQLLVNVSRQQQLAPALPPAGGPVSHEPLPEAGSMAFRALGLATQTAIAAAIALLALTALLLATMICRRRRRRKKAPGPPGEGALFVNDYSDGPCTFAQLEELRDERGHEMFVIDRSKPLFAEGPAEAAEAPGVAQGLPLQPPSAYEIHC, from the exons ATGCAGACACGGTGTGTGCCTCCATTCATGCTTTTCGCTGGCTCTCAAATGTTAGGGACAGGCCTGCCAACCTGTGTTTCAGGAGTTGCATCCCATCGGGGCCGGACTGTAGGGAGGCTGCTGAAAAGGCTGCAGGTTCGTGGCCTGCGGCCGGTTCCGCGGGAGATGGCCCCAGGGGCGCCTGCACTGCTGCTACTGTCGCTGCTGTCACTGCCGGGTCTCTCGCCTCGCGCTGCCGGCTGCCCCGCCGCCTGCCGCTGCTACAGCGCCACGGTGGAGTGCGGTGCTCTGCGGCTGCGCGTGGTCCCGCCTGGAATCCCACCCGGGACACAG ACGCTGTTCCTGCAGGACAATAGCATCGCGCGCCTGGAGCCGGGCATCCTGGCGCCCCTCGCCTCCCTGCGCCATCTCTACCTGCACAACAACAGCCTACACGCCCTAGAGTCGGGCGCCTTCCGCGCGCAGTCGCGCCTGCTGGAACTGGCGCTCACTGGCAACCGGCTGCGCGGCTTGCGCGTCGGCGCTTTCGCCGGCCTGGCCCAACTGCGCGTGCTCTACCTAGCTGGCAACCAGCTGGTACAGCTGCTGGATTTCACCTTCCTACACTTGCAG GAGCTGCACCTGCAGGAAAACAGCATTGAGCTGCTGGAGGACCAGGCCCTGGCTGGGCTCTCCTCACTGGCACTGCTGGACCTCAGCAGGAACCAGCTGGGCACCATCAGCCGGGAGGCCCTGCAGCCACTGGCCAGCCTGCAGGTCCTGCGCCTCACAG AGAACCCATGGCGCTGTGACTGTGCCCTGcactggctgggagcctggatcAAGGAAGGAGGCCAGCGACTGCTCAGCTCCAGGGACAAGAAGATCCTATGTGCAGAGCCCCCGCGCCTGGCACTTCAGAGTCTCCTGGAAGTATCTGGAAGTAGCCTCATCTGCATCCCACCGTCTGTGCACGTGGAGCCGCTGGAGGTGACAGCCAACCTGGGTGAAGACCTGCgggtggcctgccaggcttcaggCTACCCGCAGCCCCTGGTGACCTGGAGAAAGGTGACGTGGCCTCGCGAGGGCGCGCCGCGCGCCGAGGCCCAGCCAGAAGTTGGGTGGCGGGGCCCAGGAGGTCTCGGGGCCTCCGACACCGGCAGCGGCATGCTCTTCCTCACCAACATCACCCTAGCCCACGCCGGAAAGTACGAGTGTGAGGCCTCCAACGCCGGCGGCGCTGCCCGCGTACCCTTCCAACTCTTGGTCAACGTGTCCCGGCAGCAGCAGCTGGCGCCCGCGCTACCCCCGGCCGGCGGCCCAGTCAGTCACGAGCCCCTGCCTGAGGCGGGCAGCATGGCCTTCCGTGCCCTGGGCTTGGCCACACAGACGGCCATCGCGGCTGCCATCGCGCTCCTGGCGCTCACGGCTCTGTTACTGGCGACCATGATCTGCCGCCGGCGGCGCAGGCGTAAGAAGGCTCCGGGGCCTCCCGGCGAGGGAGCGCTCTTCGTCAACGACTACTCCGACGGGCCCTGCACCTTCGCGCAGCTCGAGGAGCTCCGCGACGAGCGTGGCCACGAGATGTTCGTCATTGACCGCTCCAAGCCGCTCTTCGCCGAGGGCCCTGCGGAAGCGGCCGAAGCGCCTGGAGTTGCGCAGGGCCTCCCGCTGCAACCCCCCTCCGCCTACGAGATCCACTGCTGA
- the LRRC24 gene encoding leucine-rich repeat-containing protein 24 isoform X1 — MQTRCVPPFMLFAGSQMLGTGLPTCVSGVASHRGRTVGRLLKRLQVRGLRPVPREMAPGAPALLLLSLLSLPGLSPRAAGCPAACRCYSATVECGALRLRVVPPGIPPGTQTLFLQDNSIARLEPGILAPLASLRHLYLHNNSLHALESGAFRAQSRLLELALTGNRLRGLRVGAFAGLAQLRVLYLAGNQLVQLLDFTFLHLQRLQELHLQENSIELLEDQALAGLSSLALLDLSRNQLGTISREALQPLASLQVLRLTENPWRCDCALHWLGAWIKEGGQRLLSSRDKKILCAEPPRLALQSLLEVSGSSLICIPPSVHVEPLEVTANLGEDLRVACQASGYPQPLVTWRKVTWPREGAPRAEAQPEVGWRGPGGLGASDTGSGMLFLTNITLAHAGKYECEASNAGGAARVPFQLLVNVSRQQQLAPALPPAGGPVSHEPLPEAGSMAFRALGLATQTAIAAAIALLALTALLLATMICRRRRRRKKAPGPPGEGALFVNDYSDGPCTFAQLEELRDERGHEMFVIDRSKPLFAEGPAEAAEAPGVAQGLPLQPPSAYEIHC, encoded by the exons ATGCAGACACGGTGTGTGCCTCCATTCATGCTTTTCGCTGGCTCTCAAATGTTAGGGACAGGCCTGCCAACCTGTGTTTCAGGAGTTGCATCCCATCGGGGCCGGACTGTAGGGAGGCTGCTGAAAAGGCTGCAGGTTCGTGGCCTGCGGCCGGTTCCGCGGGAGATGGCCCCAGGGGCGCCTGCACTGCTGCTACTGTCGCTGCTGTCACTGCCGGGTCTCTCGCCTCGCGCTGCCGGCTGCCCCGCCGCCTGCCGCTGCTACAGCGCCACGGTGGAGTGCGGTGCTCTGCGGCTGCGCGTGGTCCCGCCTGGAATCCCACCCGGGACACAG ACGCTGTTCCTGCAGGACAATAGCATCGCGCGCCTGGAGCCGGGCATCCTGGCGCCCCTCGCCTCCCTGCGCCATCTCTACCTGCACAACAACAGCCTACACGCCCTAGAGTCGGGCGCCTTCCGCGCGCAGTCGCGCCTGCTGGAACTGGCGCTCACTGGCAACCGGCTGCGCGGCTTGCGCGTCGGCGCTTTCGCCGGCCTGGCCCAACTGCGCGTGCTCTACCTAGCTGGCAACCAGCTGGTACAGCTGCTGGATTTCACCTTCCTACACTTGCAG CGACTGCAGGAGCTGCACCTGCAGGAAAACAGCATTGAGCTGCTGGAGGACCAGGCCCTGGCTGGGCTCTCCTCACTGGCACTGCTGGACCTCAGCAGGAACCAGCTGGGCACCATCAGCCGGGAGGCCCTGCAGCCACTGGCCAGCCTGCAGGTCCTGCGCCTCACAG AGAACCCATGGCGCTGTGACTGTGCCCTGcactggctgggagcctggatcAAGGAAGGAGGCCAGCGACTGCTCAGCTCCAGGGACAAGAAGATCCTATGTGCAGAGCCCCCGCGCCTGGCACTTCAGAGTCTCCTGGAAGTATCTGGAAGTAGCCTCATCTGCATCCCACCGTCTGTGCACGTGGAGCCGCTGGAGGTGACAGCCAACCTGGGTGAAGACCTGCgggtggcctgccaggcttcaggCTACCCGCAGCCCCTGGTGACCTGGAGAAAGGTGACGTGGCCTCGCGAGGGCGCGCCGCGCGCCGAGGCCCAGCCAGAAGTTGGGTGGCGGGGCCCAGGAGGTCTCGGGGCCTCCGACACCGGCAGCGGCATGCTCTTCCTCACCAACATCACCCTAGCCCACGCCGGAAAGTACGAGTGTGAGGCCTCCAACGCCGGCGGCGCTGCCCGCGTACCCTTCCAACTCTTGGTCAACGTGTCCCGGCAGCAGCAGCTGGCGCCCGCGCTACCCCCGGCCGGCGGCCCAGTCAGTCACGAGCCCCTGCCTGAGGCGGGCAGCATGGCCTTCCGTGCCCTGGGCTTGGCCACACAGACGGCCATCGCGGCTGCCATCGCGCTCCTGGCGCTCACGGCTCTGTTACTGGCGACCATGATCTGCCGCCGGCGGCGCAGGCGTAAGAAGGCTCCGGGGCCTCCCGGCGAGGGAGCGCTCTTCGTCAACGACTACTCCGACGGGCCCTGCACCTTCGCGCAGCTCGAGGAGCTCCGCGACGAGCGTGGCCACGAGATGTTCGTCATTGACCGCTCCAAGCCGCTCTTCGCCGAGGGCCCTGCGGAAGCGGCCGAAGCGCCTGGAGTTGCGCAGGGCCTCCCGCTGCAACCCCCCTCCGCCTACGAGATCCACTGCTGA
- the C12H8orf82 gene encoding UPF0598 protein C8orf82 homolog: protein MWAMSGVLRPWALTLARSPGARTYAGGGGVSYTQGQSPEPRTREYFYYVDHQGQLFLDDSRMKNFTTCFKDPQFLVMFFSRLTPNRSGRYEASFPFLSLCGRERNFLRCEDRPVVFTHLLAAGPALQRLSYCGGGEALTVPFEPARLLPLATNGRLYHPAPERAGGVGLVRSALAFELSACFEYAPGAPELPSHVRWQGRRFALTMDLAPLLLAAPPP from the exons TTGGCCCGGTCCCCGGGAGCCCGGACCTACGCTGGGGGCGGGGGCGTCTCCTACACGCAGGGCCAGAGCCCAGAACCTCGGACGCGCGAGTACTTTTACTATGTGGATCATCAGGGCCag CTTTTCCTGGACGACTCCAGAATGAAGAACTTCACCACTTGCTTCAAAG acCCGCAGTTCCTGGTTATGTTTTTCTCCCGCCTGACACCCAACCGCAGCGGGCGCTACGAggcctccttccccttcctctcgCTCTGCGGCAGGGAACGCAACTTCTTACGCTGCGAAGACCGGCCCGTGGTCTTCACGCACCTGCTGGCCGCGGGCCCCGCGCTCCAGCGCCTCTCCTACTGCGGCGGCGGCGAGGCCCTGACTGTGCCCTTCGAGCCTGCGCGCCTGCTACCGCTGGCCACGAACGGGCGTCTCTACCACCCAGCACCGGAGCGCGCGGGCGGTGTGGGCCTGGTGCGATCGGCCCTGGCCTTCGAGCTGAGCGCTTGCTTCGAGTACGCGCCAGGCGCGCCCGAGCTGCCTTCGCACGTGCGCTGGCAGGGCCGCCGTTTCGCACTCACCATGGACCTGGCCCCGCTCCTGCTTGCTGCCCCGCCTCCCTGA